A genome region from Vibrio tapetis subsp. tapetis includes the following:
- the nhaR gene encoding transcriptional activator NhaR, with product MSHLNYNHLYYFWMVCKQGSVSKAADALFLTPQTVTGQIKALEERMDGKLTKRNGRSVEPTELGQLVFKYADRMFGLSYEMLDIVNYSQRSNILFEVGVADALSKRLVSKILMTTVPEDNGIHLRCFESTHELLLEQLSKHKLDMIISDCPVDSSQSPGLYSKKLGECSMSFFSSRAICNTAFPALLEHHKLLIPGSRTSMGRNVLQWFDRLGLQPNILGEFDDVALMKAFARYHQDAIFLAPSLYMSEVGEDTSLHLIREVTDLKEEYYVIFAERMIQHPTVKNVCDADFTSLFQ from the coding sequence ATGTCCCACCTTAATTATAATCATCTCTATTACTTTTGGATGGTATGTAAGCAAGGCTCAGTATCTAAGGCTGCCGATGCTCTTTTTTTAACTCCTCAAACGGTAACCGGTCAGATTAAAGCCCTAGAAGAGCGAATGGATGGCAAACTGACAAAGCGAAACGGACGCAGCGTTGAGCCTACGGAGTTGGGTCAGTTAGTGTTTAAATATGCGGATAGAATGTTTGGTTTGAGCTATGAAATGCTCGATATTGTGAACTACAGCCAGCGGTCGAATATTTTATTTGAAGTCGGCGTTGCTGATGCGTTATCTAAGCGATTAGTTAGTAAAATCTTAATGACGACAGTTCCAGAAGATAATGGCATACATTTGCGATGCTTTGAGTCGACGCATGAATTGTTATTAGAGCAATTGTCTAAGCATAAGTTAGATATGATTATTTCTGATTGCCCAGTGGATTCTAGTCAAAGCCCGGGTTTGTACAGTAAGAAGCTAGGCGAATGCAGTATGAGCTTCTTTAGCTCTCGTGCGATCTGTAACACGGCATTTCCCGCATTATTAGAGCATCATAAGTTGCTGATCCCGGGAAGTCGGACCTCGATGGGAAGAAATGTACTTCAATGGTTTGATCGATTAGGCTTGCAACCCAATATTTTGGGTGAATTTGATGACGTTGCGCTAATGAAAGCCTTTGCTCGTTATCATCAAGATGCAATTTTTCTTGCTCCCAGCTTATATATGTCCGAAGTCGGAGAAGACACGTCGCTACACCTAATTCGTGAAGTAACGGATCTAAAAGAAGAGTATTATGTTATTTTTGCTGAGCGA
- a CDS encoding Na/Pi symporter encodes MMNQATTAAAPISSTTRWLRWANLAFMLYLLLLAVSMVGSGFKLATGEHAKTLFEFASHPVAGLMIGLVATALIQSSSTVTSIIVGLVAGGLPVETAIPMIMGANIGTTVTNTIVSLGHVRCKEEFKRAFASATVHDFFNLLAVCIFLPLEMMFGILEKISHWLVSPMLATGDMSMGSMNFIKPITKPVIGAIQEPLAAYGSVFGGVAMIVLGIATIFVAITAMGKLMKSLMVGRAREILKNAIGRGPLHGIASGSIVTILVQSSSTTTSLMVPLVGNGVLKVRDVYPFTLGANIGTCITALLAATAVSGEYAVFALQIALVHLAFNLLATLLIFGIPFLRELPIKGADLISDMAVKNKSVVAGYLIAVFLVMPGTILALTV; translated from the coding sequence ATGATGAACCAAGCTACTACTGCAGCGGCACCGATTTCGAGCACTACTCGTTGGTTACGCTGGGCTAACTTGGCGTTCATGCTTTACCTACTATTACTTGCTGTATCTATGGTAGGAAGCGGTTTTAAATTAGCGACAGGAGAACATGCAAAAACTCTTTTTGAATTTGCGTCCCACCCTGTTGCAGGCCTAATGATCGGCCTAGTAGCAACCGCATTAATCCAATCTTCAAGCACCGTCACTTCTATTATCGTTGGCCTTGTTGCCGGCGGTCTTCCTGTTGAAACAGCCATCCCGATGATCATGGGGGCAAACATTGGTACAACGGTAACCAATACAATTGTTAGCCTTGGTCACGTACGCTGTAAAGAAGAGTTCAAACGCGCATTTGCAAGTGCAACCGTGCATGATTTCTTTAACCTTCTAGCGGTTTGTATTTTCTTACCACTGGAAATGATGTTTGGTATTTTAGAAAAAATTTCCCATTGGTTAGTATCACCAATGCTTGCGACTGGCGATATGAGCATGGGAAGCATGAACTTTATCAAACCTATTACTAAACCTGTTATCGGCGCAATTCAAGAGCCTCTAGCAGCATACGGTAGTGTGTTTGGTGGTGTCGCAATGATTGTTCTTGGTATTGCCACTATCTTCGTTGCTATTACCGCTATGGGTAAACTGATGAAGAGCCTAATGGTTGGCCGCGCTCGTGAAATATTGAAGAATGCCATCGGTCGTGGTCCATTACACGGTATCGCTTCAGGTTCCATCGTGACTATCCTAGTTCAATCGTCTTCAACCACAACAAGTTTGATGGTTCCATTGGTTGGCAACGGTGTATTAAAAGTTCGTGATGTTTACCCGTTCACACTAGGCGCAAACATTGGTACTTGTATCACCGCATTACTGGCTGCAACGGCTGTGTCTGGTGAGTACGCGGTATTTGCATTGCAAATCGCATTGGTACACTTAGCGTTCAACTTGCTAGCGACATTGCTCATCTTCGGCATTCCGTTCTTACGTGAACTGCCAATCAAAGGCGCAGACCTTATCTCTGATATGGCCGTTAAGAACAAATCAGTGGTTGCAGGTTACCTAATCGCGGTCTTCCTTGTGATGCCTGGTACGATTCTGGCTCTTACCGTTTAA
- a CDS encoding RNA-guided endonuclease InsQ/TnpB family protein gives MLTGIKLRANPTPNQKLVLSQWMGCARSIWNAKVDEERYYRTFARKYYPIGTYAPIDQKASQFKSKELSPWLYQCPSQIIRNSAVNWYQTYQKFMKGACGRPKRKPKTDRGSIYLTREVFRFDRCEDGNLRLFIGTKTNNIGYLSFKAHSKFEIPNSLYVRKERGQYYVSFCYGNGKDESELPSNAEHLAFLQGSTKEYLEEHTIGVDRGVAIPVHAGSMTFDFSDEEGDNQKKNMTKADRYIKRLQRKLARQTKGSNGRNKTKYRIATHHAKKANIRNDFAHKTSRELVDSKAKVIVFEALRTSSMTRKPKAKQDEQGRYVSNRAKQKAGLNKSILNVGWHIIETYTKYKAYQAGKAVFKVNPAYTSQECAKCGHTHPDNRDSQELFVCGNCGNSDNADNNASLVIKKRAINLILDTGTVLSGDGVLRTKSDSGRGGNRKTSRAKSSTSGVQRSVKKEKLAA, from the coding sequence ATGCTAACTGGCATCAAGCTACGCGCTAACCCTACACCAAATCAAAAACTGGTACTAAGCCAGTGGATGGGCTGTGCGCGTAGTATTTGGAATGCCAAAGTCGATGAAGAAAGGTATTACCGTACTTTTGCGCGTAAGTATTATCCAATTGGCACTTATGCCCCTATTGATCAGAAAGCATCGCAGTTCAAATCTAAAGAGCTATCACCTTGGCTCTATCAGTGTCCTAGCCAGATAATCCGCAACAGTGCTGTTAACTGGTATCAGACTTACCAAAAGTTCATGAAAGGCGCGTGTGGGAGACCTAAGCGCAAACCTAAGACTGATCGCGGAAGTATCTACCTTACTCGTGAAGTGTTCCGCTTCGACCGTTGCGAAGATGGCAATTTACGCCTATTTATCGGTACGAAGACCAATAATATTGGTTACTTATCTTTTAAGGCTCATAGTAAGTTCGAGATCCCAAACTCGCTTTATGTGCGCAAAGAGCGTGGTCAATATTATGTGTCTTTCTGCTATGGGAACGGCAAGGATGAGTCAGAGCTACCTAGCAATGCTGAACACTTAGCATTCCTGCAAGGCTCAACAAAAGAATATCTGGAAGAACACACCATTGGCGTAGACCGTGGTGTGGCTATCCCTGTACACGCTGGCTCTATGACGTTCGACTTTTCTGACGAAGAAGGCGATAACCAGAAAAAGAACATGACCAAAGCTGATCGCTACATTAAGCGATTACAACGCAAATTGGCGCGTCAAACTAAAGGCTCAAATGGCAGAAATAAAACCAAGTACCGCATTGCTACGCACCACGCTAAAAAGGCGAATATCCGTAACGATTTCGCCCACAAGACAAGCCGCGAGCTTGTCGATAGCAAAGCAAAGGTTATTGTGTTCGAGGCTTTACGAACCTCAAGTATGACGCGCAAGCCAAAGGCAAAGCAGGACGAACAAGGCCGATATGTGTCAAACAGAGCCAAGCAAAAGGCAGGGCTAAACAAGTCCATCTTAAACGTTGGTTGGCACATCATAGAAACGTACACCAAATACAAGGCTTACCAAGCAGGAAAAGCCGTATTCAAAGTAAATCCAGCCTACACCAGTCAGGAGTGCGCCAAGTGCGGTCACACTCACCCCGACAACCGAGACTCACAAGAACTATTTGTGTGCGGTAACTGTGGAAATTCTGACAATGCAGATAACAACGCATCACTGGTCATTAAGAAACGGGCAATTAATCTAATATTAGACACTGGAACGGTGTTGTCTGGCGATGGGGTTCTAAGAACCAAGTCAGATAGTGGACGTGGAGGCAATCGTAAGACTAGCCGAGCCAAAAGCTCGACTAGCGGTGTCCAACGAAGCGTCAAAAAAGAAAAGTTAGCGGCTTAG
- the tnpA gene encoding IS200/IS605 family transposase, with protein sequence MVNMYEWRTGRSCLFKNNAHLVFVTKYRRGVFTKEMLDRTKEIMKETCKQMDCELLEFGGEHDHVHLMVSIHPKVAVSNLVGKLKGKSSYMLRREYWERIKTMLWGNHFWSPSYCVVSCGGASLDVVKQYIENQSTPPSESAVKTSRALSQRKD encoded by the coding sequence ATGGTTAATATGTACGAATGGAGAACAGGCAGAAGCTGCCTTTTTAAGAACAATGCGCACCTAGTCTTTGTTACTAAATATCGTAGAGGTGTTTTCACCAAAGAGATGTTGGATAGAACCAAAGAAATAATGAAGGAAACGTGTAAGCAAATGGATTGTGAACTATTAGAGTTCGGTGGTGAACATGATCACGTTCACTTGATGGTGTCTATTCACCCGAAGGTAGCTGTATCGAACTTGGTTGGTAAGCTGAAAGGGAAATCGTCATACATGCTAAGGCGCGAGTATTGGGAGCGCATAAAGACAATGCTTTGGGGTAATCACTTTTGGTCGCCTAGCTATTGTGTTGTGTCATGTGGTGGTGCGAGTTTGGACGTTGTTAAACAGTACATCGAAAACCAAAGTACACCACCAAGTGAAAGCGCCGTAAAAACGTCACGCGCTTTAAGTCAGAGAAAAGACTAG